The following are encoded together in the Phragmitibacter flavus genome:
- the trpA gene encoding tryptophan synthase subunit alpha: protein MNRLDQRFADLRASGKSAFIAYIAAGDPTLERTREIVLTLEKCGADIIELGLPFSDPLADGIVNQMAADRALRSGTTTAKVLSFIKELRQETQIPLVLFTYLNPVYTYGFERFHQDAAAAGVDGILLLDLPPDEASLNLETTLGPNSVEHPRPATIRLIAPTTPAERIQLIASKAEGFIYYVSREGVTGAQTSLATGIQEQVKLIQSAGSVPVAVGFGISTPEQARTVATMADGVVVGSAIVKLIEQHGHAEDLAAKLTAFVKPLVDAVKSA from the coding sequence ATGAACCGTCTCGACCAACGCTTCGCCGACCTGCGCGCCTCCGGCAAATCCGCCTTCATCGCCTACATCGCCGCCGGTGATCCCACGCTCGAACGCACCCGCGAGATCGTCCTCACCCTCGAAAAATGCGGGGCCGACATCATCGAACTCGGCCTCCCCTTCAGCGACCCGCTCGCCGACGGCATCGTCAACCAAATGGCCGCCGACCGCGCCCTGCGCTCCGGCACCACCACCGCCAAAGTCCTCTCGTTCATCAAAGAGCTCCGCCAGGAAACCCAAATTCCCCTGGTTCTCTTCACCTACCTCAACCCCGTCTACACCTACGGTTTCGAGCGCTTCCATCAAGACGCCGCCGCCGCCGGAGTCGATGGCATCCTGCTCCTCGACCTTCCTCCCGACGAAGCTTCGCTCAACCTCGAAACCACCCTCGGCCCCAACTCCGTCGAACACCCACGTCCGGCCACCATCCGCCTCATCGCCCCCACCACCCCCGCCGAACGCATCCAGCTCATCGCCTCCAAAGCCGAGGGATTCATCTACTACGTCTCCCGCGAAGGCGTCACCGGCGCCCAGACCAGCCTCGCCACCGGCATCCAGGAGCAGGTCAAACTCATCCAGTCCGCAGGCAGCGTTCCCGTCGCCGTCGGATTCGGCATCTCCACGCCCGAACAGGCCCGCACCGTCGCCACCATGGCCGATGGAGTGGTCGTCGGCAGTGCCATCGTCAAGCTCATCGAACAACACGGCCACGCAGAAGATCTCGCCGCAAAACTCACCGCTTTCGTAAAGCCTCTTGTAGACGCCGTGAAATCCGCTTAA
- the dapF gene encoding diaminopimelate epimerase, translating to MASTLSFWKMNGAGNDFVMLDNRNLALNLDRDAIAKLCDRHRGIGADGLLAVEPAQATGDFRMRYYNADGGEAEMCGNGARCFARFVNHLHDNSLEHVSFETQAGIISGEFLEDQVRINMSTPHDLKLHQELIVEGLPLIVHSVNTGVPHAVVLVEDLDHTDVNRLGAALRYHEAFAPKGTNANFVQVIEPGYIRIRTYERGVEDETLACGTGMVACALIHHELIGAESPVSVLVKGGDTLLIGFEKIDGIYHDVTLHGPADFVFNGDVTI from the coding sequence ATGGCCTCCACACTCTCATTCTGGAAAATGAACGGCGCGGGCAATGACTTCGTCATGCTCGACAACCGCAACCTCGCGCTCAACCTCGACCGCGACGCCATCGCCAAACTCTGCGACCGCCATCGCGGCATCGGAGCCGACGGACTCCTCGCCGTCGAACCCGCCCAAGCCACCGGCGACTTCCGCATGCGTTATTACAATGCCGATGGAGGCGAAGCCGAAATGTGCGGCAACGGCGCCCGCTGCTTCGCCCGTTTCGTCAATCATCTCCACGACAACTCCCTCGAACACGTCAGCTTCGAGACCCAGGCCGGCATCATCTCCGGCGAATTTCTCGAAGACCAGGTGCGCATCAACATGAGCACCCCGCACGACCTCAAACTTCACCAGGAGCTCATCGTCGAAGGCCTGCCGCTCATCGTCCACAGCGTCAACACCGGCGTTCCCCATGCCGTCGTCCTCGTCGAAGACCTCGACCACACGGATGTCAATCGCCTCGGTGCCGCCCTCCGCTACCACGAAGCCTTCGCCCCCAAAGGCACCAACGCCAACTTCGTTCAGGTCATCGAACCCGGCTACATCCGCATCCGCACCTATGAACGCGGCGTCGAGGACGAAACCCTCGCCTGCGGCACCGGCATGGTCGCCTGCGCCCTCATCCATCACGAACTCATCGGAGCCGAATCCCCCGTCTCCGTCCTCGTCAAAGGCGGCGACACCTTGCTCATCGGCTTCGAAAAAATCGATGGCATCTACCACGACGTCACCCTTCACGGCCCCGCCGACTTCGTCTTCAACGGCGACGTCACCATTTAA